Proteins found in one Streptococcus mitis genomic segment:
- the mraY gene encoding phospho-N-acetylmuramoyl-pentapeptide-transferase: protein MFISISAGIVTFLLTLVGIPAFIQFYRKAQITGQQMHEDVKQHQAKAGTPTMGGLVFLIAAVVVSFLVALFSKQLTNNVGMILFILVLYGLVGFLDDFLKVFRKINEGLNPKQKLALQLLGGVIFYLFYERGGDMLSVFGYQVHLGIFYIVFALFWLVGFSNAVNLTDGIDGLASISVVISLSAYGVIAYMQGQMDILLVILAMIGGLLGFFVFNHKPAKVFMGDVGSLALGGMLAAISMALHQEWTLLIIGIVYVFETTSVMMQVGYFKMTGGKRIFRMTPVHHHFELGGLSGKGNPWSEWKVDFLFWGVGLLASLLTLAILYLM from the coding sequence ATGTTTATTTCTATCAGTGCTGGAATTGTGACATTTTTACTAACTTTAGTAGGAATTCCGGCCTTTATCCAATTTTATAGAAAGGCGCAAATTACAGGCCAGCAGATGCATGAGGATGTCAAACAGCACCAGGCAAAAGCTGGGACTCCTACAATGGGAGGTTTGGTTTTCTTAATTGCTGCAGTAGTGGTGAGTTTCCTCGTTGCTCTTTTTTCAAAACAATTGACCAATAATGTTGGTATGATTTTGTTTATTTTGGTCTTGTATGGCTTGGTTGGTTTTTTAGATGACTTCCTCAAGGTTTTCCGCAAGATCAATGAGGGGCTTAATCCCAAGCAGAAATTGGCTCTTCAGCTTCTAGGTGGAGTTATCTTCTACCTTTTCTATGAGCGTGGTGGAGATATGCTTTCTGTCTTTGGCTACCAAGTGCATCTAGGGATTTTCTATATTGTCTTCGCTCTTTTCTGGCTAGTCGGTTTTTCAAACGCAGTAAACTTGACAGACGGCATTGACGGTTTAGCTAGTATTTCCGTTGTGATTAGTTTGTCTGCCTATGGAGTTATTGCCTATATGCAAGGTCAGATGGATATCCTTCTAGTGATTCTTGCCATGATTGGTGGTTTGCTTGGTTTCTTTGTCTTTAACCATAAGCCTGCTAAAGTCTTCATGGGAGATGTGGGAAGTTTGGCGCTCGGTGGAATGCTGGCAGCTATCTCTATGGCCCTTCACCAAGAATGGACTCTCTTGATTATCGGAATTGTTTATGTCTTTGAAACAACTTCGGTCATGATGCAAGTCGGCTATTTCAAAATGACTGGTGGCAAACGTATTTTCCGTATGACGCCTGTGCATCACCATTTTGAACTTGGAGGATTGTCTGGTAAAGGAAATCCTTGGAGCGAGTGGAAGGTTGACTTCTTATTTTGGGGAGTGGGGCTTCTAGCAAGTCTCTTAACGTTAGCAATTTTATATTTGATGTAA
- the pbp2X gene encoding penicillin-binding protein PBP2X produces the protein MKWTEKITRFAIKNRKSPAKNRRIVGKYLSFVAVALFGLFLANFAYIIAKGNIFGTDLVKEARKVHQTTRTVPAKRGTIYDRNGVPIAEDATSYNVYAVIDKKYKSATGKILYVEDSQFNKVAEVFHKYLDMDEAYVKEQLAQPNLTQVSFGAKGNGITYANMMAIKKDLKDASVEGIDFTTSPNRSYPNGQFASSFIGLAQLHENEDGSKSLLGTSGLESSLNTILAGTDGIITYEKDRVGNIVPGTEQVAQQTVDGKDVYTTLSSPLQSFMETQMDAFLEKVKGKYMTATLVSAKTGEILATTQRPTFNADTKEGITKDFVWRDILYQSNYEPGSAMKVMTLASSIDNNTFPSGEYFNSSELKIADVTIRDWDVNDGLTTGGMMTFLQGFAHSSNVGMSLLEQKMGDTTWLDYLNRFKFGVPTRFGLTDEYAGQLPADNIVNIAMSAFGQGISVTQTQMLRAFTAIANDGVMLEPKFITALYDPNDQTARKSQKEIVGNPVSKDAASQTRTHMVLVGTDPRYGTMYNHSTGKATVNVPGQNVALKSGTAQIADEKNGGYLVGSTNYIFSVVAMNPAENPDFILYVTVQQPEHYSGIQLGEFANPILERASAMKESLNLQSPAKNLDKVTTESSYAMPSIKDISPGELAEALRRNIVQPIVVGTGTKIKETSVEEGTNLAPNQQVLLLSDKVEEIPDMYGWKKETAETFAKWLDIELEFEGSGSIVQKQDVRTNTAIKNIKKIKLTLGD, from the coding sequence ATGAAATGGACAGAAAAAATAACCCGATTTGCGATAAAAAATCGTAAATCTCCAGCAAAAAACCGCAGGATAGTTGGCAAGTACCTCAGCTTTGTAGCGGTTGCCCTTTTTGGTCTCTTTTTGGCCAATTTTGCTTATATTATTGCAAAAGGTAATATATTTGGTACTGACTTGGTAAAAGAGGCTAGAAAAGTTCACCAGACAACTCGAACAGTACCTGCCAAACGCGGGACGATCTATGACCGAAATGGAGTGCCTATCGCAGAAGATGCGACCTCTTATAATGTCTATGCTGTTATTGATAAAAAATACAAGTCAGCAACGGGTAAAATTCTTTATGTAGAGGATTCGCAGTTTAATAAGGTAGCTGAAGTTTTCCATAAGTATTTGGATATGGATGAAGCTTATGTGAAAGAGCAACTGGCTCAACCAAATCTGACCCAGGTTTCCTTTGGTGCCAAAGGAAATGGGATTACCTATGCCAATATGATGGCCATTAAAAAAGATTTAAAAGATGCTAGTGTGGAAGGAATTGACTTTACAACGAGCCCTAACAGAAGCTATCCAAATGGCCAATTTGCTTCTAGTTTTATTGGTTTAGCCCAACTTCATGAAAATGAAGATGGCAGCAAGAGTTTGTTAGGAACTTCTGGTTTGGAGAGTTCTTTGAATACCATTCTTGCTGGTACAGACGGAATTATTACCTATGAAAAAGACCGTGTAGGAAATATCGTACCCGGTACAGAACAGGTAGCGCAGCAGACTGTAGATGGCAAGGATGTTTATACAACATTGTCTAGCCCGCTCCAATCTTTCATGGAAACCCAGATGGATGCCTTTTTAGAAAAAGTAAAAGGTAAGTACATGACCGCGACCTTGGTCAGTGCCAAGACTGGTGAAATCCTTGCTACCACTCAACGACCGACCTTTAATGCAGATACTAAAGAAGGAATCACTAAGGACTTTGTTTGGCGTGATATCCTTTATCAAAGTAACTATGAACCAGGATCAGCCATGAAGGTTATGACGTTAGCTTCTTCTATTGATAATAATACCTTCCCAAGTGGAGAATACTTCAATAGCAGTGAATTAAAAATAGCGGATGTGACGATTCGAGATTGGGATGTTAATGATGGTTTGACTACTGGTGGGATGATGACTTTCTTACAAGGTTTCGCTCACTCCAGTAATGTTGGAATGAGTCTACTTGAACAAAAAATGGGAGATACTACTTGGTTGGATTATCTAAACCGCTTTAAATTTGGGGTCCCAACTCGCTTTGGCTTGACAGATGAATACGCTGGTCAACTTCCAGCTGATAATATTGTCAATATTGCCATGAGTGCATTTGGTCAGGGGATTTCTGTAACGCAGACCCAGATGCTACGTGCTTTTACAGCCATTGCCAATGATGGCGTCATGTTAGAGCCGAAATTTATTACAGCTTTGTATGATCCAAATGATCAAACCGCTCGTAAATCTCAAAAAGAAATTGTAGGGAATCCAGTTTCGAAAGATGCGGCTAGCCAAACTCGGACTCACATGGTCTTGGTAGGAACGGATCCTAGATATGGAACTATGTATAATCATAGTACAGGAAAAGCAACTGTCAATGTTCCAGGTCAAAATGTAGCCCTCAAGTCTGGTACAGCCCAAATTGCTGACGAGAAAAATGGAGGCTACTTGGTTGGTTCTACCAACTACATTTTCTCGGTTGTGGCTATGAACCCTGCTGAGAATCCTGATTTTATCTTGTATGTAACGGTTCAACAGCCTGAACATTATTCAGGTATCCAATTGGGAGAATTTGCCAACCCAATCTTGGAGCGGGCTTCAGCTATGAAAGAATCTCTCAATCTTCAATCTCCAGCCAAGAATTTAGATAAAGTTACGACAGAATCTTCTTATGCAATGCCTAGCATCAAGGATATTTCACCTGGTGAGTTGGCGGAAGCCTTACGCCGAAATATTGTGCAACCAATCGTTGTAGGTACTGGAACAAAGATTAAAGAGACTTCTGTAGAAGAAGGGACCAATCTTGCACCAAACCAACAAGTTCTCCTTTTATCGGATAAGGTAGAAGAAATTCCAGACATGTATGGCTGGAAAAAAGAGACTGCTGAAACCTTTGCTAAATGGTTGGATATTGAGCTGGAATTTGAAGGGTCAGGTTCCATCGTTCAGAAGCAAGATGTTCGGACTAATACAGCTATCAAAAACATTAAAAAAATTAAATTAACTTTAGGAGACTAA
- the ftsL gene encoding cell division protein FtsL, producing MVDKKETTSQFLQNRIKKFSRVEKAFYLSIAFTALVLAVSIIFMQTRLLQVQSDLTKINAQIEEKKTELDDAKQEVNELIRSERLKEIADKKDLKLNNENIRTAE from the coding sequence ATGGTAGATAAGAAAGAAACAACCAGTCAATTCTTGCAGAATCGTATAAAAAAATTCTCACGTGTGGAGAAGGCTTTTTATCTTTCCATCGCTTTTACGGCTCTCGTTTTAGCAGTGAGCATTATCTTTATGCAGACACGACTCTTGCAAGTGCAAAGTGATTTAACAAAAATCAATGCGCAGATAGAGGAAAAGAAGACAGAGCTCGATGATGCTAAGCAGGAAGTGAATGAATTGATTCGTTCAGAGCGCTTGAAAGAGATTGCAGATAAAAAAGATTTGAAATTGAATAATGAAAATATCCGAACAGCGGAGTAA